A genomic region of Verrucomicrobiia bacterium contains the following coding sequences:
- a CDS encoding aspartate aminotransferase family protein, which yields MTTKELYDQYMITSMVAGFEPIEVEQAHGTTITGSDGKTYLDCFSGISVVNAGHNHPKVIAAAKAQMDKLVHCSTYIYYSPTAGLLAKRLAEITPGKLQKTFFANSGAEAVEGAMRLAKQFTGKRELIALTQSFHGRTAGTLSVTGNYARKKGSGPYLSGVAFAPAPHSYRCPFKTSTPDDCAAACAEAIEDVIRSQTSMDVAAFIAESVLGEGGIIVPPDNYFKYAKAICDKHGILFICDEVQSGFGRTGKMFAIEHYGVEPDIMATAKGIADGFPLGAFTARADVGGAFKPGDHLSTFGGNPVSCAAALANIDVLIQEKLSENSAARGEQIMKRLRKFAESAPLIGDVRGKGLMIGVELVKDKEKTPAVAETKEVRRLCREAGVLVGAGGTFANVIRLQPPLTLTAAEADRVCDVVSDAVAKTSATKK from the coding sequence ATGACGACCAAAGAACTTTACGACCAGTACATGATCACGAGCATGGTGGCCGGCTTCGAACCGATTGAGGTCGAGCAGGCGCATGGCACGACCATCACCGGCAGCGACGGCAAAACGTATCTCGACTGCTTCAGCGGCATCTCGGTTGTCAACGCGGGGCACAATCACCCGAAGGTCATCGCCGCGGCGAAAGCGCAGATGGACAAACTGGTCCACTGCTCCACGTACATTTATTACAGTCCGACCGCGGGACTATTGGCCAAGCGCCTCGCGGAGATCACGCCTGGCAAGTTGCAGAAGACTTTTTTTGCCAACAGCGGCGCGGAGGCCGTTGAGGGCGCGATGCGACTGGCCAAACAGTTCACCGGCAAGAGAGAACTTATTGCGTTGACTCAGAGTTTTCATGGACGCACCGCCGGTACGCTCTCGGTGACCGGTAATTACGCGCGCAAGAAAGGTTCCGGCCCGTATCTCTCCGGCGTGGCGTTCGCGCCGGCGCCACACTCTTATCGGTGCCCGTTCAAGACCAGTACGCCGGATGATTGCGCGGCGGCTTGCGCGGAGGCGATTGAGGACGTGATCCGCTCGCAGACGTCCATGGATGTGGCGGCGTTTATTGCGGAGTCGGTGCTGGGCGAGGGCGGCATCATCGTTCCGCCGGACAACTATTTCAAATACGCCAAGGCGATTTGTGACAAGCACGGCATTCTGTTCATTTGCGATGAAGTGCAGAGCGGTTTCGGGCGCACGGGCAAGATGTTCGCCATCGAACATTACGGCGTCGAGCCGGACATCATGGCGACGGCCAAGGGCATTGCCGACGGGTTCCCATTGGGTGCGTTCACGGCGCGGGCGGATGTGGGCGGCGCGTTCAAGCCCGGCGACCATCTCTCCACGTTCGGCGGCAACCCGGTCAGTTGCGCCGCCGCGCTGGCTAACATTGATGTGCTGATTCAGGAGAAGCTGTCGGAGAACTCGGCGGCCCGGGGCGAGCAGATTATGAAACGGTTGCGGAAGTTTGCCGAAAGCGCGCCGTTGATCGGTGACGTGCGCGGTAAAGGGCTGATGATCGGCGTCGAGCTGGTCAAGGACAAAGAGAAGACCCCCGCCGTCGCGGAAACCAAGGAAGTCCGGCGACTGTGCCGCGAAGCGGGCGTATTGGTCGGCGCCGGCGGCACGTTCGCGAACGTCATTCGCCTGCAACCGCCGTTGACATTGACTGCTGCTGAGGCTGACCGGGTTTGCGATGTGGTCAGCGATGCGGTGGCTAAAACGTCCGCTACCAAGAAGTAG
- a CDS encoding NAD(P)-dependent oxidoreductase, with the protein MIKNLAPKLTDAEYEKNFADINPPFAPHNAKIEANRCLYCFDAPCIRACPTHIDIPAFIKKIASGNMRGSAKEILDANILGMSCGRICPVDSLCEGACVYNERDVEAIEIGRLQRYSIDWFYENWDKTKHMFKAGKSNGKTVACIGGGPASLSAAFYLAQLGYAVTIYDKNDKPGGLNTYGIARYKMSAEEALKEVKLVEHVGVKFKQKCEIGKHLAVDKLTKDSDAVFVGVGLGQTEDLGIPGEGLPGVVDAITFIDELKHKKLRDVRVGRRIAVIGAGNTSVDAATQSKRLGAEMVMVLYRRSEEEMPAYEYEYEIAKKDGCVYYFLTAPKRIVGKGAVEGIECVRMKLGKPDASGRPAPEPIAGSEFILECDMVIKSLGQKKQGEFAKKVLGLKTDNRGRITVDEITMQTSNPKFYAGGDCVNGGREVVNAVAHGKRAAWAIHKKLSGEDIDLDGLWKNETIRRNANTAEHQYA; encoded by the coding sequence ATGATTAAGAATCTTGCCCCGAAGTTGACCGATGCGGAGTACGAGAAGAATTTCGCGGACATCAACCCGCCGTTCGCGCCCCACAATGCCAAGATCGAGGCCAACCGATGCCTGTATTGCTTCGACGCGCCATGCATCCGCGCCTGCCCGACGCACATCGACATTCCCGCGTTCATCAAAAAGATCGCTTCCGGCAACATGCGCGGGAGCGCGAAGGAGATTCTTGACGCCAACATTCTCGGCATGAGCTGTGGGCGGATTTGTCCTGTGGATTCACTGTGTGAAGGCGCCTGCGTGTACAATGAGCGCGACGTCGAGGCGATTGAGATCGGACGGTTGCAGCGCTATTCGATCGATTGGTTTTACGAGAACTGGGACAAGACGAAGCACATGTTCAAGGCGGGCAAGTCCAACGGGAAAACAGTCGCGTGCATCGGCGGCGGACCCGCGAGTCTTTCCGCGGCGTTCTACCTCGCGCAACTCGGTTATGCGGTCACGATTTACGACAAGAACGATAAGCCCGGTGGCCTGAATACCTACGGCATCGCGCGCTATAAGATGTCGGCCGAGGAAGCGCTCAAGGAAGTGAAGCTCGTCGAGCACGTTGGCGTGAAGTTCAAGCAGAAGTGCGAGATCGGCAAGCACCTGGCCGTCGACAAGCTCACGAAAGACAGCGACGCCGTGTTCGTCGGGGTCGGCCTTGGGCAGACCGAAGACCTTGGAATTCCCGGTGAAGGCTTACCGGGTGTGGTGGACGCGATCACGTTCATCGACGAACTCAAACACAAGAAGCTCCGTGATGTGCGGGTCGGTCGTCGCATTGCGGTCATTGGCGCGGGAAATACTTCCGTGGACGCCGCGACGCAGTCGAAGCGGCTGGGCGCAGAGATGGTGATGGTGTTGTATCGCCGCTCGGAAGAGGAAATGCCGGCGTACGAATACGAGTACGAGATCGCCAAGAAGGACGGGTGCGTTTACTATTTCCTCACAGCACCGAAACGCATTGTCGGCAAAGGCGCTGTCGAGGGCATTGAATGCGTCCGCATGAAGCTCGGCAAGCCGGATGCGTCGGGACGACCGGCGCCCGAGCCGATTGCCGGCAGCGAATTTATTTTGGAATGCGACATGGTGATCAAGTCGCTCGGGCAGAAGAAGCAGGGTGAGTTTGCGAAGAAAGTGCTTGGCTTGAAAACTGACAATCGTGGCCGCATCACGGTCGATGAGATCACCATGCAGACGAGTAATCCGAAATTTTACGCGGGCGGCGACTGCGTCAACGGCGGCCGCGAAGTGGTCAACGCTGTGGCGCACGGCAAGCGCGCGGCGTGGGCGATTCACAAGAAGTTGAGCGGCGAGGACATCGACCTGGACGGTTTGTGGAAGAACGAGACGATTCGCCGCAACGCCAACACAGCGGAGCACCAGTACGCCTAG
- the preA gene encoding NAD-dependent dihydropyrimidine dehydrogenase subunit PreA — protein sequence MADLSINCGGIKSPNPFWLASAPPTNSGGQIQRAFDLGWGGAVWKTLGETIINVNSRFWSLDYGSTRMMGLNNIELITARPWDTNIREIIETKKKYPKNAVIVSMMIESKQEAWHEAVKEVNDTGCDGIELNFGCPHGMSERGMGSAVGQVPEYTKMITEWVKEVAEVPVLVKLTPNISNIAVMGRAAAAGKADGISLINTINSIMGVNLDNFAPYPSVDGKGSHGGYCGPAVKPIALNMVSAIAKDKEIGIPVSGIGGITTWQDAVEFMVLGATSVQVCTAVMHYGYRIVEDMIDGLGNWMDEKGYKKCTDFIGKALPNIKDWSDLNLNYKLVARINSDLCIGCELCHVAAWDGSHQCIDLEMGNGHRVPVINDPECVGCNLCMLVCPVDGCIQMVEVPTGKKSTSWRQYQAELAKNPKCEPPGYIEH from the coding sequence ATGGCAGATTTAAGTATCAATTGCGGCGGCATCAAATCACCCAACCCGTTTTGGCTCGCCAGCGCGCCACCGACCAACAGCGGCGGGCAGATCCAGCGCGCCTTTGATTTGGGGTGGGGCGGCGCCGTGTGGAAAACGCTCGGCGAAACCATCATTAATGTTAACTCGCGCTTCTGGTCGCTCGACTACGGTTCGACCCGCATGATGGGTCTCAACAATATCGAACTCATCACTGCGCGTCCGTGGGACACGAACATCCGCGAGATCATCGAGACGAAGAAGAAGTACCCGAAGAACGCCGTTATCGTTTCGATGATGATTGAGTCGAAACAGGAGGCGTGGCACGAGGCCGTCAAGGAAGTCAACGATACGGGGTGCGACGGGATCGAATTGAATTTTGGTTGCCCGCACGGGATGAGCGAACGCGGCATGGGCAGCGCGGTCGGCCAGGTTCCCGAGTATACCAAGATGATCACGGAGTGGGTGAAGGAAGTCGCGGAGGTTCCCGTGCTCGTGAAGTTGACGCCGAACATAAGCAACATCGCCGTGATGGGACGCGCGGCTGCCGCCGGGAAGGCGGACGGCATCTCGTTGATCAACACGATCAATTCGATCATGGGCGTCAACCTCGATAATTTCGCGCCGTACCCGAGTGTGGACGGGAAGGGGAGTCACGGCGGTTATTGCGGTCCCGCGGTCAAGCCCATCGCGCTCAACATGGTCAGCGCGATTGCGAAGGATAAGGAGATCGGCATTCCCGTTTCGGGCATTGGCGGCATCACGACGTGGCAGGACGCGGTGGAATTCATGGTGCTCGGCGCGACGAGCGTGCAGGTCTGTACGGCGGTGATGCATTACGGCTATCGCATCGTCGAGGACATGATCGACGGTCTCGGTAACTGGATGGATGAGAAGGGCTACAAGAAGTGCACCGACTTCATCGGCAAGGCGCTGCCGAACATCAAGGACTGGAGCGATCTCAATCTCAATTACAAACTTGTCGCCCGCATCAACTCCGATCTTTGCATCGGCTGCGAACTCTGTCATGTCGCCGCGTGGGACGGTTCACATCAATGCATCGATCTCGAAATGGGCAACGGCCACCGCGTGCCAGTCATTAATGATCCCGAGTGCGTCGGCTGTAATCTTTGCATGCTCGTCTGTCCCGTCGACGGTTGCATCCAGATGGTCGAGGTTCCCACCGGCAAGAAGTCGACGTCATGGCGCCAGTATCAGGCGGAGTTGGCGAAGAACCCGAAGTGCGAGCCGCCGGGTTACATCGAACACTAG
- a CDS encoding addiction module protein — protein MGIDQLIQEILRLPRETRALLVEKLLKSLDSREDFYISPAWRQEIRRRRDELESGAVKPVPADEVFKKLAERFGCAPSAFGFWNNRDDATCDDL, from the coding sequence ATGGGGATCGATCAACTCATTCAGGAGATTCTACGACTGCCGCGGGAAACGCGGGCCTTGCTGGTGGAAAAGCTCTTGAAGAGTCTTGATTCTCGGGAGGATTTTTACATCAGCCCTGCGTGGCGCCAAGAAATCCGTAGGCGTCGGGATGAGCTTGAGTCGGGTGCAGTGAAGCCGGTGCCAGCCGACGAGGTCTTCAAGAAGCTCGCGGAGAGGTTTGGATGCGCACCATCGGCATTTGGCTTTTGGAATAATCGTGACGATGCCACCTGCGATGACTTATAG
- the hydA gene encoding dihydropyrimidinase, translating into MSLLIKNGRIVTASEQYTADIYCEGEQITRIGTNLEAPPNATVIDAKGKYVFPGFIDPHVHIYLPFMGTYAKDTHETASKAALVGGTTTMIEMICQARNQQPLADGFEFWLGKAEKNSACDFTFHQAVSRLDKEAEGQLIDIVKAGISSFKVFLAYKGAFDLTDEELYHTMRLAKKLGVIVTAHCENPDLIVQTQKKLLSEGKTGPEWHYWSRPPRVEAEGVHHLLTFAEMHDTHVYTVHTSCEESINEAMLGKQRGINVWIETLIQYLVLDKSYAELPNFEGSKYVMSPPLRDKKNQDVHWNGLRQRFISTVATDHAPFDFKGQKEMGRGDFTKIPNGIPSLEERINLLYTHGVCEGRLDLNTMVDCASTQAAKLFGLFPRKGTIAVGSDADLVVYDPDYRGKISQKTQLMNLDYSAFEGWEIKGRPSVVTVRGEVAAKDGKFVGKVGRGKLVKRDPTHF; encoded by the coding sequence ATGTCACTCCTCATTAAGAACGGTCGGATCGTCACCGCCAGCGAGCAATACACGGCGGACATTTATTGCGAAGGCGAACAAATCACCCGCATCGGCACGAATCTGGAAGCGCCGCCGAACGCGACCGTGATCGACGCCAAAGGGAAGTATGTGTTCCCCGGTTTCATCGATCCGCATGTGCACATTTATTTGCCGTTCATGGGGACGTATGCGAAGGACACGCATGAGACAGCGAGTAAGGCGGCACTCGTCGGTGGCACGACGACGATGATCGAAATGATTTGCCAGGCGCGTAACCAGCAGCCGCTGGCCGACGGTTTTGAGTTCTGGCTGGGCAAGGCGGAAAAGAATTCCGCGTGTGATTTCACGTTTCACCAGGCGGTCTCGCGCCTCGACAAGGAAGCCGAAGGGCAATTAATTGATATTGTCAAAGCGGGCATCAGCAGCTTCAAGGTTTTCCTTGCGTATAAGGGCGCGTTCGATCTTACCGACGAGGAGCTGTATCACACGATGCGGCTCGCCAAGAAACTCGGCGTGATCGTCACGGCCCATTGCGAGAATCCCGATCTTATCGTGCAGACGCAGAAGAAACTTCTCAGCGAAGGCAAGACCGGGCCGGAGTGGCATTATTGGAGCCGACCGCCGCGCGTCGAGGCCGAGGGCGTCCATCACCTGCTGACGTTCGCGGAGATGCACGACACGCACGTGTACACGGTCCATACGAGTTGCGAAGAATCGATCAATGAAGCGATGCTCGGCAAGCAACGCGGCATAAATGTTTGGATCGAGACACTCATCCAGTACCTCGTGCTCGACAAAAGCTATGCCGAATTGCCGAACTTTGAAGGGTCGAAGTACGTCATGTCGCCTCCCTTGCGCGACAAGAAGAACCAGGACGTCCACTGGAACGGGTTGCGCCAACGTTTCATCAGCACCGTCGCTACCGACCACGCGCCCTTTGATTTCAAGGGCCAGAAGGAAATGGGTCGCGGCGACTTCACCAAGATTCCCAACGGCATCCCGTCATTGGAAGAGCGTATCAACCTGCTGTACACCCACGGCGTGTGCGAAGGCCGGCTCGATCTCAATACGATGGTCGATTGCGCCAGTACCCAGGCCGCCAAATTGTTCGGACTGTTCCCCCGCAAAGGAACGATTGCCGTCGGCAGCGATGCCGACCTCGTCGTGTACGATCCCGACTATCGCGGCAAGATCTCGCAGAAGACGCAGTTAATGAACCTCGACTACAGCGCGTTTGAAGGTTGGGAAATCAAAGGCCGACCAAGCGTGGTCACCGTGAGAGGCGAAGTCGCAGCGAAGGACGGCAAATTTGTCGGCAAAGTTGGCCGCGGGAAACTCGTGAAGCGCGACCCGACGCATTTTTGA
- a CDS encoding thiolase family protein, whose protein sequence is MLKVYIQQAERTKAYKKTDLSLVDLLCEPAQKILSKVDPSRIEGVFVSVQNISSFTGEGNIATKVADRLGLRGAEAERVETASNGHTALLRAFDAVASGRCKRVLAVGGEKMSAVAREERSRIIGEVVDPIDRACGLTMPSAIALISLEYARINNVSLPDFQALLEKIAIREYRYAAANPDAQFAGKKITAEEYRDAVRNPPVATPLSLFDSCPTSDAAGAILVTNKESDIEISGVGHAVDGSRIFDRYYIDHLEATRWAARKAYKQAGILHPADLSGLIIEQHDAFGPLFLLNLVDLGIFTHAEAIKAIEKGTLDKDGAIPTNISGGLKDLHALGGTGLIKIIEACRQLRGEAPAGLQVKKPKVAICHSIGGPGNNIAVTILDKVGNRRYRHHFRRWQPEPLPHNNEPHKPVLPQGILEVSTTVYPQVGSLEGAYTVGVVNCGGKHILAAPANDKVQTAWGEEVKISTVARGTFNRYVYE, encoded by the coding sequence ATGTTGAAGGTTTACATCCAGCAGGCCGAACGCACGAAGGCGTATAAGAAGACTGATCTCTCGCTGGTCGATCTCTTGTGCGAGCCGGCCCAGAAAATCCTTTCCAAGGTTGACCCGAGCCGCATCGAGGGCGTCTTCGTCTCCGTCCAGAATATTTCTTCCTTCACCGGCGAAGGCAACATCGCCACCAAGGTCGCCGACCGTCTCGGCCTGCGCGGCGCGGAAGCCGAACGCGTCGAGACCGCTTCGAACGGACACACCGCCCTGCTCCGCGCGTTCGACGCCGTCGCCAGCGGACGCTGCAAACGCGTGCTCGCCGTCGGCGGCGAAAAGATGAGCGCGGTCGCGCGCGAAGAACGTTCCCGCATCATCGGCGAAGTAGTCGATCCCATCGATCGCGCCTGCGGGTTGACGATGCCGTCCGCGATTGCGTTGATCTCGTTGGAGTACGCCCGAATTAACAACGTTTCGCTACCGGATTTCCAGGCATTGCTGGAAAAAATCGCCATCCGCGAATATCGCTATGCCGCGGCGAATCCTGACGCGCAATTTGCTGGAAAAAAAATCACAGCGGAAGAGTACCGTGACGCCGTGCGCAACCCTCCCGTCGCGACGCCACTTAGCCTTTTCGACTCCTGTCCCACGAGCGACGCGGCCGGTGCAATCCTCGTCACCAATAAGGAGAGCGACATTGAGATTTCCGGCGTCGGCCACGCGGTGGATGGCTCGCGGATTTTCGACCGCTATTATATTGATCACCTCGAAGCCACGCGTTGGGCGGCGCGCAAGGCCTACAAGCAGGCGGGTATCCTTCATCCAGCTGACCTGAGCGGGCTGATCATCGAACAACACGATGCGTTCGGGCCGCTGTTTTTGCTGAACCTCGTCGACCTGGGCATCTTCACGCACGCCGAAGCCATCAAGGCTATCGAGAAGGGAACGTTGGACAAGGATGGCGCGATTCCGACGAACATCTCCGGCGGACTGAAAGACTTGCACGCGCTGGGCGGCACCGGACTGATCAAGATCATCGAGGCTTGCCGACAACTTCGCGGCGAAGCGCCGGCCGGCTTGCAGGTGAAGAAACCGAAGGTCGCCATCTGTCACAGTATTGGCGGGCCAGGCAACAACATCGCGGTGACGATTCTCGATAAGGTCGGCAACCGCCGCTATCGCCATCATTTTCGTCGTTGGCAGCCCGAACCACTTCCTCACAACAACGAACCACACAAGCCGGTGCTACCGCAAGGAATCCTGGAAGTCTCCACGACGGTCTATCCGCAAGTGGGCAGCCTCGAAGGCGCTTACACGGTCGGGGTCGTAAACTGCGGCGGCAAACACATCCTCGCCGCGCCCGCGAACGACAAAGTCCAGACGGCTTGGGGCGAAGAAGTGAAGATCTCCACAGTCGCCCGCGGCACCTTCAACCGTTACGTCTACGAGTAA